The Haloferax sp. Atlit-12N region CGTCGCTCACCGTCACCAACGTCTCCGGCCGCGGCTCCCAACCCGCGAAGAAAGGTCAGTGGCGCGGCGAGGAGTACACCGTCGACCTCCACCAGAAGGTCAAAGTCGAGTGCGTCGTCGCCGACATTCCCGTCGACGACGTGGTCGAAGCCATCGCCGAGTCCGCCCACACGGGCGAGAAAGGCGACGGAAAGGTGTTCGTCCTCCCCGTCGAGAGCGCCGTCCAAGTCCGCACCGGTAAGGAGGGCAACCCGGCAGTCTGAGCGCGCACTAACGACCGAAACCGACTCGAAGTCTCTGTTTGCCACTCCCGCCGCGGCCCGCGTGAGTGCGCACCCGACTGGGGTTTGACGAACGACCCGAACTATTCCTATTACTAATCCTACACTACATTCGTAGGATTGCGTGGCAACATTTGTTTACTGAGTGCTAGCCTTACGTCCTTATACAACACATACATCATCCTATATCGGACATACGTCTCTCAGAACGCCCTTTTGTAGACGTTTGTCAACGCGAACCGTTATATGAACGTCTGTAGATAGCATCTCTCATGGTTCGCGAGACATTCGGTCGCGAATCGAGCACCAATATGAACGACTGTCCAACTTCACAGCACGAACTGTTCGTCGGAGGCATCGTATGTTGACACCCCTGCAGGCCGACCTCGCTTCGGTGGTCGAGGCCGTGAACCTCGTGTGGGTCCTCACGGTCACGTTCCTCATCTTCTTCATGCACGCCGGCTTCGCCATGCTCGAAGCCGGGCAGGTCCGCGCGAAGAACGTCGCCAACCAACTGACCAAGAACCTGCTGACGTGGAGTATCGGCGTCATCGTGTTCTTCCTACTCGGCGCGGCCGTGTCGTCAATCGTCGCCGCCTTCACCGGCGGCCCCGCGACGACGATTTCCGGGGCGTTCATGAGCCTCTACGCGCCCGACGCCTCGGCGACGACGGCGTGGGTCGACTGGCTCTTCGGCGCCGTCTTCGCCATGACCGCCGCCACCATCGTCTCCGGTGCCGTGGCGGGCCGCGCCCGGCTCCGCGCGTACCTCACGTACACCATCCTCATCGCGGGCGTCATCTACCCCGTCGTCGTCGGCTTCACCTGGGGCGGTGGCTTCCTCGACGCCCTCGGC contains the following coding sequences:
- a CDS encoding P-II family nitrogen regulator, whose protein sequence is MSDEEQGIKMVMAIIRPDKLSDVKTALAEAGAPSLTVTNVSGRGSQPAKKGQWRGEEYTVDLHQKVKVECVVADIPVDDVVEAIAESAHTGEKGDGKVFVLPVESAVQVRTGKEGNPAV